One window from the genome of Oncorhynchus gorbuscha isolate QuinsamMale2020 ecotype Even-year linkage group LG14, OgorEven_v1.0, whole genome shotgun sequence encodes:
- the LOC123995620 gene encoding single-stranded DNA-binding protein, mitochondrial-like isoform X2, translating into MLRNGAAQVFRQLVRHQSTDTSLILERSINRVQLLGRVGQDPVMRQVEGRNPVTIFSMATNEMWRSGDVETSPAGDVSQKTTWHRVSIFKPGLRDVAYQYVKKGSRVLVEGKLDYGEYVDKNNVRRQATTIIADNIVFLSDNIRGRDQ; encoded by the exons ATGTTGAGAAACGGAGCAGCACAG GTTTTCAGGCAGCTGGTTAGACACCAGTCTACAGACACCAGCCTGATCCTGGAGAGAT CGATTAACCGTGTCCAACTGCTGGGCCGCGTGGGGCAGGACCCTGTCATGAGACAGGTGGAGGGACGGAACCCCGTCACCATTTTCTCCATGGCAACCAATGAGATGTGGCGCTCCGGGGACGTAGAGACGTCTCCCGCAGGAGATGTCAGCCAGAAGACGACGTGGCATCGTGTGTCAATCTTCAAGCCTGGTCTGAGGGATGTGGCCTACCAGTATGTCAAGAAAGG GTCGAGGGTTCTGGTGGAGGGGAAGTTGGATTACGGGGAGTACGTAGACAAGAACAACGTCAGACGCCAGGCTACCACCATCATTGCAG ACAACATTGTATTCTTAAGCGACAACATTCGAGGGAGGGACCAATGA
- the LOC123995620 gene encoding single-stranded DNA-binding protein, mitochondrial-like isoform X1: protein MCLYASSLQVFRQLVRHQSTDTSLILERSINRVQLLGRVGQDPVMRQVEGRNPVTIFSMATNEMWRSGDVETSPAGDVSQKTTWHRVSIFKPGLRDVAYQYVKKGSRVLVEGKLDYGEYVDKNNVRRQATTIIADNIVFLSDNIRGRDQ, encoded by the exons ATGTGTCTTTATGCCTCTTCCCTGCAGGTTTTCAGGCAGCTGGTTAGACACCAGTCTACAGACACCAGCCTGATCCTGGAGAGAT CGATTAACCGTGTCCAACTGCTGGGCCGCGTGGGGCAGGACCCTGTCATGAGACAGGTGGAGGGACGGAACCCCGTCACCATTTTCTCCATGGCAACCAATGAGATGTGGCGCTCCGGGGACGTAGAGACGTCTCCCGCAGGAGATGTCAGCCAGAAGACGACGTGGCATCGTGTGTCAATCTTCAAGCCTGGTCTGAGGGATGTGGCCTACCAGTATGTCAAGAAAGG GTCGAGGGTTCTGGTGGAGGGGAAGTTGGATTACGGGGAGTACGTAGACAAGAACAACGTCAGACGCCAGGCTACCACCATCATTGCAG ACAACATTGTATTCTTAAGCGACAACATTCGAGGGAGGGACCAATGA